A single genomic interval of Pomacea canaliculata isolate SZHN2017 linkage group LG5, ASM307304v1, whole genome shotgun sequence harbors:
- the LOC112564087 gene encoding L-seryl-tRNA(Sec) kinase-like isoform X1: MSQGCIVLMCGLPGSGKSTLASMMQSYAAQYHIGDPAVFHIPYDNLVPVESITELIYLKTNQEEGSSWKSVRGQVLSCVDCLLNYFLTHLHPENVQQQYNLPDTETLASHAIKRDVKTESCSCNDSSECKRLTKPADVDDILWQRFIEGFHKDLSINNLNFHKQEGVKLQSWLLLIDDNLYYSSMRYDYFKLSRKYNQGLCILHLFCELEMALNRNAARSVGRVEEAVIRAMGERFEPPDSGKRTWEKHSLTLDTCTAIDLDSIFHLVNLARNELQLKSPEDEEGKNISRYISSTNMFYQIDQILRRCMAKQMAALKGSLVCKDKLQYLASRLSDNRKDLLERLKKGEIPVPFDTTTECISDSSKCSDSKLFIFIEELFEKHCNLT, from the exons ATGTCTCAAGGATGTATAGTGTTAATGTGTGGTTTGCCAGGCAGCGGCAAGTCCACTTTAGCTTCTATGATGCAGTCTTATGCTGCACAGTACCACATTGGTGACCCAGCTGTCTTCCACATTCCCTATGACAATCTCGTCCCAGTGGAAAGCATTACTGAACTGATTTACCTGAAAACAAACCAG GAGGAGGGCTCATCTTGGAAGTCTGTGCGAGGCCAGGTGTTGTCCTGTGTTGACTGCctgttaaattattttctaactCATCTGCATCCTGAGAATGTACAACAGCAATATAATTTGCCTGATACAGAAACGTTGGCAAGCCATGCAATAAAAAGAGATGTGAAAACAGAAAGTTGTAGCTGTAATGACAGCTCAGAATGTAAAAGACTCACAAAACCTGCAGATGTGGATGATATCCTATGGCAAAGGTTCATTGAAGGttttcacaaagatttgtccATCAATAATCTCAATTTTCACAAACAAGAAGGGGTTAAACTACAGTCATGGCTTCTTCTGATTGATGACAACCTGTATTACAGCAGTATGCGCTATGACTACTTTAAATTATCCAGGAAAT ACAACCAAGGGCTGTGCATTCTTCACCTGTTTTGTGAATTAGAGATGGCACTAAATAGAAATGCAGCACGGTCAGTGGGCAGGGTAGAGGAAGCTGTCATCAGAGCTATGGGGGAACGATTTGAACCTCCTGATTCTGGCAAACGAACGTGGGAGAAACACAGCTTAACCCTTGATACTTGTACAGCCATTGATCT AGATAGCATCTTTCATCTTGTAAATCTGGCGAGAAATGAGCTTCAGCTGAAAAGTCCAGAGGATGAAGAGGGGAAAAACATTAGTCGCTACATTTCTTcaacaaatatgttttatcAAATCGATCAGATCTTGCGCAGATGCATGGCAAAGCAGATGGCTGCATTAAaag GTTCATTGGTATGCAAAGATAAGTTGCAGTACCTTGCATCAAGGCTTTCAGATAACAGGAAAGACCTTCTGGAGAGGTTGAAGAAAGGTGAAATTCCTGTTCCTTTCGATACCACTACAGAATGCATCTCTGA
- the LOC112564087 gene encoding L-seryl-tRNA(Sec) kinase-like isoform X2 — protein sequence MSQGCIVLMCGLPGSGKSTLASMMQSYAAQYHIGDPAVFHIPYDNLVPVESITELIYLKTNQEEGSSWKSVRGQVLSCVDCLLNYFLTHLHPENVQQQYNLPDTETLASHAIKRDVKTESCSCNDSSECKRLTKPADVDDILWQRFIEGFHKDLSINNLNFHKQEGVKLQSWLLLIDDNLYYSSMRYDYFKLSRKYNQGLCILHLFCELEMALNRNAARSVGRVEEAVIRAMGERFEPPDSGKRTWEKHSLTLDTCTAIDLDSIFHLVNLARNELQLKSPEDEEGKNISRYISSTNMFYQIDQILRRCMAKQMAALKVGIMADDYNLENTIKKHKFEYGWFIYQVHWYAKISCSTLHQGFQITGKTFWRG from the exons ATGTCTCAAGGATGTATAGTGTTAATGTGTGGTTTGCCAGGCAGCGGCAAGTCCACTTTAGCTTCTATGATGCAGTCTTATGCTGCACAGTACCACATTGGTGACCCAGCTGTCTTCCACATTCCCTATGACAATCTCGTCCCAGTGGAAAGCATTACTGAACTGATTTACCTGAAAACAAACCAG GAGGAGGGCTCATCTTGGAAGTCTGTGCGAGGCCAGGTGTTGTCCTGTGTTGACTGCctgttaaattattttctaactCATCTGCATCCTGAGAATGTACAACAGCAATATAATTTGCCTGATACAGAAACGTTGGCAAGCCATGCAATAAAAAGAGATGTGAAAACAGAAAGTTGTAGCTGTAATGACAGCTCAGAATGTAAAAGACTCACAAAACCTGCAGATGTGGATGATATCCTATGGCAAAGGTTCATTGAAGGttttcacaaagatttgtccATCAATAATCTCAATTTTCACAAACAAGAAGGGGTTAAACTACAGTCATGGCTTCTTCTGATTGATGACAACCTGTATTACAGCAGTATGCGCTATGACTACTTTAAATTATCCAGGAAAT ACAACCAAGGGCTGTGCATTCTTCACCTGTTTTGTGAATTAGAGATGGCACTAAATAGAAATGCAGCACGGTCAGTGGGCAGGGTAGAGGAAGCTGTCATCAGAGCTATGGGGGAACGATTTGAACCTCCTGATTCTGGCAAACGAACGTGGGAGAAACACAGCTTAACCCTTGATACTTGTACAGCCATTGATCT AGATAGCATCTTTCATCTTGTAAATCTGGCGAGAAATGAGCTTCAGCTGAAAAGTCCAGAGGATGAAGAGGGGAAAAACATTAGTCGCTACATTTCTTcaacaaatatgttttatcAAATCGATCAGATCTTGCGCAGATGCATGGCAAAGCAGATGGCTGCATTAAaag tGGGCATCATGGCTGATGATTATAATTtggaaaatacaataaagaaacacaaatttgaGTATGGTTGGTTTATTTACCAGGTTCATTGGTATGCAAAGATAAGTTGCAGTACCTTGCATCAAGGCTTTCAGATAACAGGAAAGACCTTCTGGAGAGGTTGA